A genomic segment from Nicotiana sylvestris chromosome 1, ASM39365v2, whole genome shotgun sequence encodes:
- the LOC138890060 gene encoding uncharacterized protein, whose amino-acid sequence MVGEGFLLRVSPIKGIMRFGKKVKLSPWFIGPFKVLRRVGKVVYELVLPPSLVGVHPVFYVSMLRKYHSDSSHVLDFSFVQLDKDLSYIEELVAIIDRQVRKSRSKNNASVKVQWWGQSVEEATWETEQDMRSHYPHLFTISDDPSSRSYEEASERVCLAEEKEYMEKEEKKEPTIQGIRIHP is encoded by the exons atggttggagaggggtttttgcttcgggtttcacctatcaagggcattatgagatttgggaagaaggtaaAATTGAGTCCatggtttattggtccttttaagGTATTGCGACGCGTTGGGAAGGTTGTTTATGAGCTtgtcttacctcccagcttggtaggagttcatcccgTATTTTATGTTTcaatgcttcggaagtatcacagtgattcgtcgcacgtgttggatttcagttttgtccagttggacaaggatctatcttatattgaggagctagtggcgatAATAgataggcaggttcgaaagtcGAGGTCAAAGAACaatgcatcagtgaaggttcagtggtggggtcagtcggtcgaggaagcaacttgggagaccgagcaggatatgcgcagccattaccctcatcttttcaccatttcag ATGATCCTTCTTCACGATCCTATGAGGAGGCTTCCGAACGTGTATGTTTAGCTGAG GAAAAAGAATACatggaaaaagaggaaaagaaagaacCTACAATTCAAGGAATAAGGATACATCCGTGA